In Pelosinus sp. IPA-1, a single window of DNA contains:
- a CDS encoding ABC transporter permease, with protein MLNPRLSENSAMSRKIDSKDLFLKYSVYIVLVVLVIVFSLISPLFLSQANIGNFFRQVPTVGIATVGITMLLITGRVDLSAGSIAAFAGTAAVFLAIKGFSPPVVMLAAIGIGVFWGFINGFFIVKFKLDSFILTLGTDYMIRGIILFLTNGIYVKGVPDWFYSLSNTKVGVNFIFTNTLIFAFVVVALTYVMKHTRFGRYCYAVGSNQEAARLSGINIQKHLIKVFMLEGALAALAGVLLMSNLNVGAPSEAAGVGLFAMAAAIIGGAAFSGGVGNIPGAVVGIFTLEVFRNGLAILGLNSFIQQAVTGGIIVIAVVVDYYRRTR; from the coding sequence ATGTTGAACCCAAGGCTCAGTGAAAACTCAGCCATGTCTAGAAAAATAGATAGTAAAGATTTATTTCTGAAATATTCGGTGTATATTGTTTTGGTAGTTCTGGTGATTGTTTTTTCACTGATTAGTCCACTCTTTTTAAGCCAAGCTAATATCGGCAATTTTTTTCGGCAAGTCCCCACTGTTGGAATTGCGACTGTTGGGATAACAATGCTGCTGATAACTGGAAGAGTTGATTTGTCAGCAGGGAGTATCGCTGCTTTTGCAGGAACGGCTGCAGTTTTTCTAGCGATAAAAGGTTTTTCCCCTCCTGTGGTTATGTTAGCAGCGATTGGCATAGGAGTATTTTGGGGGTTTATCAACGGTTTTTTTATTGTGAAATTTAAGTTAGACTCTTTTATCTTGACGTTAGGTACTGATTATATGATCCGTGGCATCATTTTATTTTTAACCAATGGTATCTATGTGAAAGGTGTTCCGGATTGGTTCTATTCGTTATCCAACACTAAAGTGGGTGTTAACTTTATTTTTACAAATACCTTGATTTTTGCATTTGTGGTAGTGGCTTTAACCTATGTTATGAAACATACTCGGTTTGGACGCTATTGCTATGCGGTAGGATCTAACCAGGAAGCTGCGAGATTATCTGGGATTAATATTCAAAAGCACCTAATTAAAGTATTTATGCTGGAAGGCGCTCTCGCGGCCTTAGCGGGAGTATTACTAATGTCTAATCTTAATGTTGGAGCGCCAAGCGAAGCTGCTGGTGTTGGCCTATTTGCAATGGCTGCGGCAATTATTGGGGGGGCCGCTTTCAGTGGTGGTGTTGGCAATATCCCCGGAGCAGTTGTCGGTATTTTTACTCTTGAAGTATTCCGCAATGGACTCGCGATTTTAGGTTTGAATTCGTTTATCCAGCAGGCTGTTACCGGTGGTATTATTGTTATCGCAGTTGTTGTAGACTACTATCGCCGCACTAGATAA
- a CDS encoding sugar ABC transporter substrate-binding protein, with amino-acid sequence MKKKILALLLIGIVIGLVTGCTGSDSKATNNTSSSDKKTLYFIPIVDTGAYWSPMKKAAEERAKELGYNLVFKTSPPSESQKNEKHIGFLQEAISSGAVGIAIAPMDPDMFDRKVKEAKDAGLPIVTFDADVKTKENRAAYVGTDNKLAGEELGKKAAEYLKGKGIKNGKIALAAVNLTQTTMTYRQDGIKKGFESVMGADAQGFTWLEPIQDNDQASESKRQMEGQITSNPDMIAVFSLGSEGPDTGVMEAIKSQGKSGKIYHFGFDYTPTWENGIKEGLITGIVDQDSYAIGKTIIDVMDKIIKKEKIQDNYPVPVKWVEANQIVEYGKDKQKQFTNETK; translated from the coding sequence ATGAAAAAGAAAATACTAGCATTACTACTCATTGGAATTGTGATTGGGTTAGTGACTGGTTGTACGGGCTCCGATTCTAAGGCTACAAATAATACATCCAGCTCAGATAAAAAAACATTATATTTTATTCCGATAGTGGATACGGGCGCGTACTGGTCGCCGATGAAAAAAGCGGCAGAGGAGCGAGCTAAGGAACTTGGCTATAATTTAGTATTTAAAACTTCACCTCCTAGTGAATCACAAAAGAACGAAAAACATATTGGCTTTCTCCAGGAAGCGATATCGAGTGGTGCTGTAGGGATTGCGATTGCACCGATGGATCCAGATATGTTTGATCGTAAGGTTAAAGAAGCAAAGGATGCAGGATTGCCAATTGTTACTTTTGATGCAGATGTTAAAACAAAGGAAAACAGAGCCGCTTATGTGGGTACTGATAATAAACTGGCTGGTGAAGAATTGGGGAAAAAAGCTGCAGAATATTTAAAAGGAAAAGGAATTAAAAACGGCAAAATCGCTTTAGCAGCTGTAAATCTTACGCAAACAACTATGACATATCGACAGGATGGCATAAAGAAAGGTTTTGAGAGTGTCATGGGAGCGGATGCCCAAGGTTTCACCTGGTTAGAGCCAATTCAAGATAATGATCAAGCTTCTGAATCTAAAAGACAAATGGAAGGGCAAATAACTTCAAATCCAGATATGATTGCGGTATTCTCTCTAGGTTCAGAGGGGCCTGACACTGGGGTTATGGAAGCAATCAAATCCCAGGGAAAATCTGGTAAAATATATCATTTTGGTTTCGATTATACCCCTACTTGGGAGAATGGAATTAAAGAAGGACTAATTACAGGTATCGTTGACCAAGATTCCTATGCTATCGGCAAAACAATTATTGATGTAATGGACAAAATTATTAAAAAAGAAAAAATACAAGATAACTACCCCGTGCCAGTTAAGTGGGTAGAAGCGAATCAAATCGTTGAATATGGCAAAGATAAGCAAAAGCAATTTACAAATGAGACCAAGTAG